The following proteins come from a genomic window of Hymenobacter canadensis:
- a CDS encoding prephenate dehydratase: MHVSIQGFQGSFHEVAARRYFGPEPALRACATFAEVVAHVVQGTAEAGLMAMENSLAGSILSNYLLLERHAVQVTGEVYLPIHQHLLARPGTTLADVRTVHSHPMALRQCGTFLDSHPDWKLVETDDTGRSAQWLAETGTPGAAVVAGAQAAELFGLHILAPAIHDDPHNYTRFLVLERADTALTDPHADKASLYFCVAHEPGSLANVLVRVAAHGLNLSKLQSCPRPGQPWHYGFHADVEFSQMAQLVALLADLSLVTEELRVLGAYRRGSWEEESVMASAAKQSFLS; this comes from the coding sequence ATGCACGTTTCCATTCAGGGTTTTCAGGGAAGTTTCCACGAGGTAGCCGCCCGCCGGTATTTTGGGCCGGAGCCGGCGCTGCGGGCCTGCGCCACCTTTGCCGAAGTGGTTGCGCACGTGGTGCAGGGTACCGCCGAGGCCGGGCTCATGGCCATGGAGAACTCACTGGCCGGCAGCATACTGTCTAACTACCTGCTGCTGGAGCGCCACGCCGTGCAGGTCACCGGCGAAGTGTACCTGCCCATCCATCAGCACCTGCTGGCGCGGCCCGGCACCACCCTGGCCGACGTGCGCACCGTGCACTCGCACCCCATGGCCTTGCGCCAGTGCGGCACTTTCCTGGACAGCCACCCCGACTGGAAGCTGGTAGAAACCGACGACACCGGCCGCAGCGCCCAGTGGCTGGCCGAAACCGGCACGCCGGGCGCGGCTGTGGTGGCCGGGGCCCAGGCCGCCGAGCTGTTCGGGCTGCACATTCTGGCCCCCGCCATCCACGACGACCCGCACAACTATACCCGGTTTCTGGTGCTGGAGCGCGCCGACACCGCCCTCACCGACCCCCACGCCGATAAGGCTTCTCTGTACTTTTGCGTCGCGCACGAGCCCGGCAGCCTGGCCAACGTGCTGGTGCGTGTGGCCGCGCATGGCCTCAACCTGAGCAAGCTGCAGTCGTGCCCGCGGCCCGGCCAGCCCTGGCACTACGGCTTCCACGCCGATGTCGAGTTCAGCCAGATGGCCCAGCTGGTGGCCCTGCTCGCCGACCTGTCCCTGGTGACGGAAGAGCTGCGGGTGCTGGGTGCCTACCGCCGCGGCAGCTGGGAAGAGGAAAGTGTCATGGCGAGTGCAGCGAAGCAATCCTTCCTCTCGTAG